From a single Mus caroli chromosome X, CAROLI_EIJ_v1.1, whole genome shotgun sequence genomic region:
- the Yipf6 gene encoding protein YIPF6 isoform X2 has product MAEAEDSPGEQEAAASKPLFAGLSDVSISQDIPIEGEITIPSRARAQEHDSSTLNESIRRTIMRDLKAVGRKFMHVLYPRKSNALLRDWDLWGPLILCVTLALMLQKSSIDGKNDGGGPEFAEVFVIIWFGAVTITLNSKLLGGNISFFQSLCVLGYCILPLNIAMLICRLLLLAGQGPINFMIRLFVVLLMFAWSVVASTAFLADSQPPNRKALAVYPVFLFYFVISWMILTFTP; this is encoded by the exons ATGGCGGAAGCGGAGGACTCTCCGGGAGAACAGGAGGCAGCGGCATCCAAGCCCCTG TTTGCAGGGTTGTCTGATGTGTCAATTTCTCAGGACATTCCCATAGAAGGGGAGATTACCATCCCCTCCAGAGCTCGTGCTCAAGAACATGACAGCTCCACACTGAATGAATCCATTCGTCGGACCATT atgcgAGATCTAAAAGCTGTGGGAAGGAAATTTATGCACGTTTTATATCCAAGGAAGAGTAATGCACTGTTAAGAGACT GGGACCTGTGGGGCCCATTGATACTTTGTGTGACGCTTGCATT GATGTTACAGAAAAGTTCCATTGATGGGAAGAATGATGGCGGAGGCCCAGAATTCGCAGAAGTATTTGTTATCATCTGGTTTGGAGCAGTTACCATCACACTGAATTCCAAACTTCTTGGCGGAAACAT CTCTTTTTTTCAGAGTCTCTGTGTATTAGGGTACTGCATTCTTCCTTTGAACATAGCAATGCTGATCTGCCGCCTGCTGCTTTTGGCTGGACAGGGACCAATAAACTTCATGATTCGGCTTTTTGTGGTGTTGTTGATGTTCGCTTGGTCCGTGGTAG caTCTACAGCATTCCTTGCTGACAGCCAGCCTCCAAACCGAAAAGCCCTGGCAGTGTATCCTGTCTTTTTATTCTACTTTGTCATCAGTTGGATGATACTCACGTTCACACCATGA
- the Yipf6 gene encoding protein YIPF6 isoform X1, whose product MAEAEDSPGEQEAAASKPLFAGLSDVSISQDIPIEGEITIPSRARAQEHDSSTLNESIRRTIMRDLKAVGRKFMHVLYPRKSNALLRDWDLWGPLILCVTLALMLQKSSIDGKNDGGGPEFAEVFVIIWFGAVTITLNSKLLGGNISFFQSLCVLGYCILPLNIAMLICRLLLLAGQGPINFMIRLFVVLLMFAWSVVASTAFLADSQPPNRKALAVPNSGSCNIAFPGSLQRHMVDCRNEAWKGRSTQGRNSCSKMAQFHAAGEFQAFEYLCRLCMAIIADSDDHLLLPHLRP is encoded by the exons ATGGCGGAAGCGGAGGACTCTCCGGGAGAACAGGAGGCAGCGGCATCCAAGCCCCTG TTTGCAGGGTTGTCTGATGTGTCAATTTCTCAGGACATTCCCATAGAAGGGGAGATTACCATCCCCTCCAGAGCTCGTGCTCAAGAACATGACAGCTCCACACTGAATGAATCCATTCGTCGGACCATT atgcgAGATCTAAAAGCTGTGGGAAGGAAATTTATGCACGTTTTATATCCAAGGAAGAGTAATGCACTGTTAAGAGACT GGGACCTGTGGGGCCCATTGATACTTTGTGTGACGCTTGCATT GATGTTACAGAAAAGTTCCATTGATGGGAAGAATGATGGCGGAGGCCCAGAATTCGCAGAAGTATTTGTTATCATCTGGTTTGGAGCAGTTACCATCACACTGAATTCCAAACTTCTTGGCGGAAACAT CTCTTTTTTTCAGAGTCTCTGTGTATTAGGGTACTGCATTCTTCCTTTGAACATAGCAATGCTGATCTGCCGCCTGCTGCTTTTGGCTGGACAGGGACCAATAAACTTCATGATTCGGCTTTTTGTGGTGTTGTTGATGTTCGCTTGGTCCGTGGTAG caTCTACAGCATTCCTTGCTGACAGCCAGCCTCCAAACCGAAAAGCCCTGGCAGT TCCTAACTCTGGAAGTTGTAATATAGCTTTTCCTGGCTCGCTACAAAGGCACATGGTTGACTGTAGAAATGAGGCCTGGAAGGGCAGAAGCACCCAGGGAAGGAACTCCTGTTCTAAGATGGCGCAGTTTCATGCTGCTGGTGAGTTTCAAGCTTTTGAGTATCTCTGCAGACTGTGCATGGCTATCATAGCCGACTCCGATGATCACCTGCTGCTTCCACATCTGAGACCATGA